The following is a genomic window from Amycolatopsis cihanbeyliensis.
ACCCCTCCCTGACCAGGGACAACGTCGACGTTATCACCGAAGGTATCAACGAGGTCACCGAGCGCGGCGTCATCGACTCGACCGGTACCGAGCACCAGGTGGACGCGATCATCTTCGGTACGGGCTTCCACGTCACGGACGCCTTCGACGACCTGGACGTCACCGGGGTCGGCGGCAGGCAGCTCGCCAAGGAATGGGCCGACCACGGCATGCAGACCTACATGGGGATCAACGTCGCCGGGTTCCCGAACCTCTTCTTCCTGCTCGGCCCGAACACCGGCCTCGGGCACAACTCGGTGGTGTTCATGATCGAGTCCCAGATCCGCTACGTCGCCGACGCCATCCGGATGGTGGAGCAGTCCGGGTCGGCCGCCGTGGATGTGCGGCAGGATGCGCAGGAGCGGTTCAACACCGACATCCAGCGCAAGCTGCACAAGGGCGTGTGGACTCAGGGCGGCTGCACGAGCTGGTACCTGGACGCCATGGGTGTGAACCGGACCGTGTGGCCCGGCTTCACCTGGCGCTACTGGATGCAGACACGCAAGCTCAAGGCCGAGGACTTCGAGCTGATCGGCCGCACCAGTCCAGCGGGCGGTCCGGCGGCGGCCGAGCGCGTGCCCGCCTAGCCGGTGCCTGCGAGGTTGCGCAGCCGGGCGGCCAGGTCGCCCGGCTCCAACCCGCAGAGCTCGGCCATCCAGGTGATCGCTGCCCGGTCGAGCTGTACCTCAGCGACCGTGCCCACGCTCTGGCGCAGCCGGTCCTCGGCCCACCTTCGCATCGGCAGCAGCTCGGGCTCGGCGTTCGCGACCAGAGCGGGCAGGTGCACCCGCACCCTGCCGGGTTCGTCGGTGAACATCCGCCGGTGCACCCTGCCGATCAGCTCCTGCGGCGGCTCGTCCATCGCCACGCAGAGCTCGACCAGCCGGACCACCGAGCACTGCCGCGTGCCGAGTTCGTAAGTCGCCAGCGTCTGCAGGGATATCTCACTCTGCAGACGTTCCTTCAGCTCCTTGCGGGTCCAGCCGCGTCGCTTGCGGAGCTTGCGTAGCTCCTCGCCGAGCGCGCGCTGATATGCCTCCCCGTCGATCCGCACTCGTCGTCCCCTGCCTGTACCGCGCGTTGTATCGCACTCCCGCGGTAGCTCCACCGGTTGAATGCGAGCCTGGTTCATGGGAGTGAAAGTCCGCAGGGGCGGGTTCATTACGCGGTTTGCCCGACTTATTGGCCTGAGATCGGAAAGTACGCCGAATGGAGTAACATCGCGGCGGCCGAACGGTGTAGATCAATTCACGCAGATGACGCCGTCGGCGGTGATGGGAGCTTCCTCCTCGGCCTGCTCCGCCGCGCTCGACTCCTCCTGCTGCCCCGAGGCGGGGGGTGTCTGACCGGTTCCGGACTGTGCCGAGTTCTGCCGCGAGCCGCCCGCCGCCGCGGAGTCCGGGTAGTCGGTACCGAGCAGGATGGTGGCGTGCCCGGCCGCGATCGAAGGGTCCTCCTGGACCTCGATCGGGCCGCCGCTGTCGTCCAGGGCGCCGGCCACCTGGTCGCCCATGGCCTGCTCGCCCTCCGGGACCCGCACCACGGTGCCCTGGCGAGCCTCCGCGTTGCCGGTCTGGCCGGCGGTGAACCCCTGCCCGGACAGCGTCTGGGACACGCCCGCGGCCAGTGAGGTCGTGCCGGCGCCGTTGAACACGTCAACGGTGACCGCGGAGTTCGGCACCCCGCTGTCCGGCTGGTCCTGCTTGTCCTCCCCGCCGGCGAGATTCCGCACGAAGGTACGGACCTCCCGCGGGTCGACCTGCACCGCGGTGCCGTCGCTCGGGGTCTCGTACGCGACGTTGGCCACCGGGATGGTCCGGAACTCGATCTGGCCCCCGGTCAGCCCCTTCATCCGCTGGGCGAAACCGAGGATGTCCCAGCCCTTGTTCAGCACGACCGACTTCTTGATCGCCTCGGTGAGGTCGCTGAGCTTGTCGGGGTCGGCCAGCGTGCCCGCGGACAGGATCTTCCTGGCCAGCCCCGCCATGAACACCTGCTGCCGCACCACCCGGTCCAGGTCGTTGCGCGGCAGCCCGTGCCGCTGCCGGACGAAGGACAGCGCCTCGATGCCCTCGACCGTGGTCGGCCCCTTCTCGAACCGGGCGCCGGAGTAGGGGTCGTTGGTGGCCTGCTTGAGGCAGACGTCGACCCCGCCGATCGCCTGGGTGATCTCGTAGAACCCGAGCAGGTTGATCGAGGCGTAGTTGTCGATGGTCGAGCCGGTGAGCCCCTCCACCGTCTTGATCAACGTCTTGGCCCCGGCCTGGTTGCTGCGGACCTCCAGTTCCTTGGCGTCGCTGACGCCTTCGGCCTGCAACTCCTCCTTGGCGTCCAGCTTCCCGCGGGCATAGGCTGAGTTGATCTTGTGTTTGCCGTAGCCGCCGGGGATGTCGACGTAGGAGTCCCGGGGCAGCGACAGCGCCACGGCCTTGCTGCCGTCGTTCGGGATGTGCACGAAGATCAGCGTGTCGGTGTTCAGCTCGCCGTCGGCGACGCCGGCGTCCAGCTTGGCCAGCATGTCCTCGGGCAGCGGGTTGCCCTGCGCGTCCGTGCGGCTGTCCATCCCGACCAGCAGGATGTCCCTGGCGCCGTCGGCCGGCAGCTCACCGGTGTCCTTGGACTCGATCACGTCGGCGAAGGTGAGGCCGTCGACGAGACCCTGCATGGCGGCCCAGCCGTAGCCGGTGGCGCTCAGCACCAGCAGGGACACCACCGACAGCGCGATCTTGGGACCGCGGCCGGGACCGCGCCGGGGGCGGGCAGGCGGCGCCTGCTTGCGTGGCGCCGGACCCG
Proteins encoded in this region:
- a CDS encoding helix-turn-helix domain-containing protein, whose translation is MRIDGEAYQRALGEELRKLRKRRGWTRKELKERLQSEISLQTLATYELGTRQCSVVRLVELCVAMDEPPQELIGRVHRRMFTDEPGRVRVHLPALVANAEPELLPMRRWAEDRLRQSVGTVAEVQLDRAAITWMAELCGLEPGDLAARLRNLAGTG
- a CDS encoding LCP family protein, coding for MEYPPRDGDGNRRPARPWQERPGSERQPGRPAQPPRGDGRQGPPARGAPPRRGAAPPPGRQQRPRPPERRPAEGAPRERSGPAPRKQAPPARPRRGPGRGPKIALSVVSLLVLSATGYGWAAMQGLVDGLTFADVIESKDTGELPADGARDILLVGMDSRTDAQGNPLPEDMLAKLDAGVADGELNTDTLIFVHIPNDGSKAVALSLPRDSYVDIPGGYGKHKINSAYARGKLDAKEELQAEGVSDAKELEVRSNQAGAKTLIKTVEGLTGSTIDNYASINLLGFYEITQAIGGVDVCLKQATNDPYSGARFEKGPTTVEGIEALSFVRQRHGLPRNDLDRVVRQQVFMAGLARKILSAGTLADPDKLSDLTEAIKKSVVLNKGWDILGFAQRMKGLTGGQIEFRTIPVANVAYETPSDGTAVQVDPREVRTFVRNLAGGEDKQDQPDSGVPNSAVTVDVFNGAGTTSLAAGVSQTLSGQGFTAGQTGNAEARQGTVVRVPEGEQAMGDQVAGALDDSGGPIEVQEDPSIAAGHATILLGTDYPDSAAAGGSRQNSAQSGTGQTPPASGQQEESSAAEQAEEEAPITADGVICVN